A single window of Sander lucioperca isolate FBNREF2018 chromosome 22, SLUC_FBN_1.2, whole genome shotgun sequence DNA harbors:
- the znf646 gene encoding zinc finger protein 646 isoform X2 has translation MAVQNTGRKKVFPCQQCGIVCPNMPSLLKHMDAHLEQEEERKFKCDECGRGYRHAGSLANHKKTHEVGTFQCNICGKENSNALALKSHLRSHTSQKKYSCAECGKGFRLATQLTTHEKVHLARRVKEQSFRKVDMAYSTHEIENDHPHHLSEQSASVGTYTENSPAEEKTEVVYNTESETSEDTANRPFRCDLCDKSYIHHRSLTNHKKTHQVGMFECTVCFKLFNNMAALYSHQRSHKARSVTDPDSMGGSHTGAPPDQFSPQSQDDPVNFCHLCQVLFPNDEEFQEHIQMHNSSSLSFGLQDTLSENHNISYNSSIASPESNFYASPINNVPSVSSIDNHLGFDQPQEQIRSNSQVYSDCSNNQTPPSNSTQGEPPIIDTSILNPALKYTQNTDSATEMEETSTVDSDERPFKCHICGKSYRHSGSLINHKRSHQVGIYQCSFCRKSYPHLAALKSHLRLHKAQSSFGLNDEGDWLSSEPLTLDNQQGSFSSQEEEEEEEKDQENGVDHNNGALYHEHFNQDFSQDMTVHLPHNEHLMQRHMCADCGETFADIAGIKSHSCPLLQQQHDTTSSDYGSKIHFQDINDHCAIGNPGSNVEFHGLNESHGQSYFEQNFHDNMNSDQLNDGEGDNADEEEEDDDDDGDLYQCSLCGNSYTSMMALRSHLRGHTQSHDTPASSGPSSMSSHEEVKDDEPGEMMICSTCGESFANRQDLITHQLLHNKDQVDNATHLHMNNSDVPGCKEEAQSIICGSCGIFCTSYHNLENHGCTAERTDESTHDKEEMNVNDVAQHEDTSHVKETVDAEDRQYKCDQCGRSYRHAGSLLNHKKSHKTGVFRCLVCQKRFYNLLALKNHQRSHFDIKRHTCNECGKAFKIQKQLLNHLKRHKENQAKIQDLNNQIQALMQMNGPRSDGEVQSLTSNANQAFTSSRPCKQLPGRKRGQTKRETTVKLEDAGDQRPFACDQCGRTYRHAGSLVNHRNSHKTAHTCDGPSSSSDAQRNVSPNKVERPFTCNICNRSYRHAGSLLNHKNTHKTGHFSCTFCSKPFTNPMALRNHTRIHTQKKKYACLTCGKAFRLASILHNHQRIHNRVASHFSCPACGKSFQGRSGLKRHRCRRGQENSPRAGIQQSERGDKCFMCDLCGRSYRHAGSLLNHKKTHSENLHHCTLCLQTFPDPLTLQIHSQMRRHCCPECGKTFCLVTHLQSHMEVHAKDRSVVCSPCQQSFPNTASYQQHQDMHHRAQDPYQQGVDEPVNSNICWDSGINQTLGMDGVHKQVPPPLSHIPGSISHSQKSNESAGTEEKSHVCEHCGRTYRHAGSLLNHKNSHKTGSFFCSICQKEFTNLMALKNHRRIHTEPKRYQCLECGKAFRVSTQLICHRRIHTKEKPFACLLCDKSFSSKSNLRHHQKMHQNTQAYDSSFSMDANAFMDLDMGSFL, from the exons ATGGCAGTGCAAAACACTGGCAGGAAAAAAGTTTTCCCTTGCCAACAATGTGGCATTGTATGTCCTAATATGCCCAGTCTGCTTAAGCACATGGATGCTCATCTTGAACAAGAGGAAGAACGCAAATTTAAATGTGATGAATGTGGACGTGGTTATAGGCATGCAGGTAGCTTAGCTAACCACAAAAAGACTCACGAAGTAGGTACTTTTCAATGTAACATCTGTGGTAAAGAAAACTCTAATGCTTTGGCCCTGAAGAGTCATCTCCGGAGCCACACTTCACAGAAAAAGTACTCCTGTGCCGAATGTGGGAAAGGTTTTCGTCTGGCAACACAGCTGACTACACATGAGAAGGTTCATCTTGCCAGGCGAGTAAAGGAGCAGTCATTTAGAAAGGTAGACATGGCATATTCCACACATGAAATTGAAAATGATCACCCACATCATCTCAGTGAGCAGTCTGCCAGTGTTGGGACTTATACAGAAAATAGCCCAGCTGAGGAAAAGACGGAGGTTGTTTATAACACAGAATCTGAGACTTCTGAGGATACAGCAAATCGACCTTTCAGATGTGATTTGTGTGACAAATCGTACATACACCATAGAAGCCTGACCAATCATAAAAAGACTCACCAAGTGGGAATGTTTGAGTGCACAGTGTGTTTCAAACTGTTTAATAACATGGCGGCACTCTACAGCCACCAGAGATCTCACAAGGCAAGAAGTGTGACAGACCCCGATTCAATGGGTGGATCACACACCGGCGCACCACCGGACCAGTTTTCACCTCAGAGCCAGGATGATCCAGTAAATTTTTGCCATTTGTGTCAGGTACTATTCCCCAATGATGAAGAGTTCCAGGAACACATCCAAATGCATAACTCTTCATCTCTGTCGTTTGGCCTTCAAGATACCTTGTCAGAGAACCATAATATATCGTATAACAGCAGTATTGCTTCGCCTGAGTCAAATTTTTATGCATCTCCTATAAATAATGTTCCCTCAGTATCCTCAATAGATAATCATTTAGGCTTTGATCAGCCACAGGAGCAGATTAGAAGTAACAGTCAGGTGTACTCGGACTGCTCCAACAATCAAACGCCACCTTCCAATAGCACTCAGGGAGAACCCCCAATCATAGACACGAGCATTCTCAATCCTGCCCTGAAGTACACTCAAAACACTGACAGTGCAACTGAAATGGAAGAGACTTCAACTGTAGATTCTGACGAGCGTCCCTTCAAGTGTCATATATGCGGTAAAAGCTACCGACACTCTGGGAGCCTCATCAACCACAAAAGGTCACATCAGGTTGGGATTTACCAATGTTCCTTCTGCAGAAAGAGCTATCCTCACCTGGCCGCCCTCAAAAGTCATCTTCGTCTCCACAAAGCTCAGTCATCTTTTGGCCTCAACGATGAGGGAGACTGGCTGTCCTCAGAGCCTCTGACTCTGGATAACCAGCAGGGCAGCTTCTCCTctcaagaggaggaggaggaggaggaaaaggatCAGGAGAATGGAGTTGACCACAACAATGGAGCTTTGTATCATGAGCATTTTAATCAGGACTTTTCCCAGGATATGACTGTGCATCTACCTCACAACGAACACCTGATGCAGAGGCACATGTGTGCAGACTGtggtgaaacatttgcagaTATTGCAGGGATTAAGTCTCACAGTTGCCCACTGCTACAGCAGCAACATGACACTACTAGCAGTGACTATGGCAGTAAAATACATTTCCAGGACATTAATGATCACTGTGCCATTGGAAATCCAGGAAGTAATGTTGAGTTCCATGGTCTAAATGAAAGCCACGGCCAAAGTTACTTTGAACAGAACTTCCATGACAATATGAACAGTGATCAGCTGAATGATGGTGAAGGTGATAATgctgatgaggaggaggaggatgatgatgatgatggagatCTTTATCAGTGTTCTTTATGTGGAAACAGCTACACTAGCATGATGGCTCTCAGGAGCCATCTCCGAGGCCACACACAGTCCCACGATACTCCTGCAAGCTCAGGGCCTTCCTCCATGTCCTCCCATGAAGAAGTGAAAGATGACGAGCCCGGGGAAATGATGATCTGTAGCACATGTGGGGAAAGTTTTGCCAATAGGCAGGACCTGATAACTCATCAGCTTCTACACAACAAGGACCAGGTAGATAATGCTACTCATTTACATATGAACAACAGTGATGTGCCTGGATGCAAGGAGGAAGCACAGAGTATCATCTGTGGCAGCTGTGGCATCTTCTGCACCAGCTACCATAATCTTGAGAACCATGGTTGCACAGCTGAGAGGACAGATGAGTCCACACATGATAAAGaggaaatgaatgtaaatgATGTTGCCCAGCATGAAGACACGAGTCACGTCAAAGAAACTGTTGATGCCGAAGATCGTCAGTACAAATGTGATCAGTGTGGGCGTTCATACAGACACGCAGGCTCCCTGCTTAACCACAAAAAATCCCACAAAACAGGTGTATTCAGATGCCTCGTCTGCCAGAAGCGCTTCTACAACCTGTTGGCCCTTAAAAACCACCAGAGGTCCCACTTTGATATTAAGAG GCATACTTGCAATGAGTGTGGAAAAGCCTTCAAAATTCAGAAGCAGTTACTGAATCACCTGAAAAGGCACAAAGAGAACCAAGCTAAAATCCAGGACCTCAACAACCAGATCCAGGCCCTCATGCAGATGAATGGGCCCAGGTCAGATGGAGAAGTGCAGTCCTTAACTTCAAATGCCAATCAGGCTTTTACTTCGTCTCGGCCCTGCAAGCAGCTGCCAGGAAGGAAGAGAGGACAAACAAAACGTGAGACTACAGTCAAATTAGAGGATGCAGGTGACCAACGGCCTTTTGCCTGTGACCAGTGTGGGCGTACATACCGCCACGCAGGAAGTCTGGTCAACCATAGGAACTCCCATAAAACAG CCCACACCTGTGATGGACCATCAAGCAGCAGTGATGCACAAAGAAACGTGTCTCCAAATAAAGTGGAGCGGCCTTTCACGTGCAACATATGTAATCGCAGTTACCGTCATGCAGGCTCACTCCTGAACCACAAAAACACCCACAAGACAGGACACTTCAGTTGCACCTTCTGCTCTAAGCCCTTCACTAACCCCATGGCTTTACGCAATCATACACGCATCCATACACAGAAGAAAAAGTATGCGTGTCTCACATGTGGAAAGGCCTTCCGCCTCGCCAGTATCCTGCACAACCACCAGAGGATCCACAACCGGGTGGCGAGTCACTTCAGCTGTCCTGCATGTGGAAAGAGCTTCCAGGGCAGGTCTGGCCTAAAGAGGCACCGCTGCCGCAGAGGTCAGGAGAACTCCCCGAGAGCTGGAATCCAGCAGTCAGAGAGGGGAGACAAGTGCTTCAT GTGTGACCTGTGTGGGCGCTCCTACCGCCACGCTGGCTCTCTCCTCAACCATAAAAAGACACACTCCGAAAACCTCCACCACTGTACCTTGTGTCTCCAGACATTTCCTGACCCTCTCACTCTACAGATACACTCCCAGATGAGGCGTCACTGCTGCCCCGAGTGCGGCAAGACCTTCTGTCTGGTCACACACCTGCAGAGCCACATGGAGGTGCACGCTAAGGACCGGTCTGTGGTCTGCAGCCCCTGCCAGCAGAGCTTTCCCAACACAGCCAGCTACCAGCAGCACCAGGACATGCACCACAGGGCTCAGGACCCCTATCAACAAGGTGTGGATGAACCTGTAAATAGCAACATCTGCTGGGACTCAGGAATAAATCAGACCTTAGGGATGGACGGGGTGCACAAGCAGGTTCCACCACCTTTGTCCCATATTCCAGGAAGCATCAGTCATTCACAGAAGAGTAACGAGTCTGCTGGTACAGAGGAGAAGAGCCATGTGTGTGAGCACTGCGGGCGCACATACCGCCACGCCGGCTCCCTCCTCAACCACAAGAACAGCCACAAGACGGGCTCCTTCTTCTGCTCCATCTGCCAGAAGGAGTTTACCAACCTTATGGCTCTCAAGAACCACCGACGCATTCATACGGAGCCCAAGCGCTACCAATGTCTTGAGTGCGGGAAGGCGTTCCGCGTGTCCACTCAGCTCATATGCCACCGACGAATCCACACCAAAGAGAAGCCCTTTGCCTGCCTTCTGTGCGACAAGAGCTTTTCCAGCAAGTCCAACCTGCGGCATCATCAGAAGATGCACCAGAACACCCAGGCCTACGACTCCTCTTTTAGCATGGATGCTAACGCGTTTATGGACTTGGACATGGGGTCTTTCCTTTGA
- the znf646 gene encoding zinc finger protein 646 isoform X1, producing the protein MAVQNTGRKKVFPCQQCGIVCPNMPSLLKHMDAHLEQEEERKFKCDECGRGYRHAGSLANHKKTHEVGTFQCNICGKENSNALALKSHLRSHTSQKKYSCAECGKGFRLATQLTTHEKVHLARRVKEQSFRKVDMAYSTHEIENDHPHHLSEQSASVGTYTENSPAEEKTEVVYNTESETSEDTANRPFRCDLCDKSYIHHRSLTNHKKTHQVGMFECTVCFKLFNNMAALYSHQRSHKARSVTDPDSMGGSHTGAPPDQFSPQSQDDPVNFCHLCQVLFPNDEEFQEHIQMHNSSSLSFGLQDTLSENHNISYNSSIASPESNFYASPINNVPSVSSIDNHLGFDQPQEQIRSNSQVYSDCSNNQTPPSNSTQGEPPIIDTSILNPALKYTQNTDSATEMEETSTVDSDERPFKCHICGKSYRHSGSLINHKRSHQVGIYQCSFCRKSYPHLAALKSHLRLHKAQSSFGLNDEGDWLSSEPLTLDNQQGSFSSQEEEEEEEKDQENGVDHNNGALYHEHFNQDFSQDMTVHLPHNEHLMQRHMCADCGETFADIAGIKSHSCPLLQQQHDTTSSDYGSKIHFQDINDHCAIGNPGSNVEFHGLNESHGQSYFEQNFHDNMNSDQLNDGEGDNADEEEEDDDDDGDLYQCSLCGNSYTSMMALRSHLRGHTQSHDTPASSGPSSMSSHEEVKDDEPGEMMICSTCGESFANRQDLITHQLLHNKDQVDNATHLHMNNSDVPGCKEEAQSIICGSCGIFCTSYHNLENHGCTAERTDESTHDKEEMNVNDVAQHEDTSHVKETVDAEDRQYKCDQCGRSYRHAGSLLNHKKSHKTGVFRCLVCQKRFYNLLALKNHQRSHFDIKRHTCNECGKAFKIQKQLLNHLKRHKENQAKIQDLNNQIQALMQMNGPRSDGEVQSLTSNANQAFTSSRPCKQLPGRKRGQTKRETTVKLEDAGDQRPFACDQCGRTYRHAGSLVNHRNSHKTGEYYCSVCNNTYANQLAMKNHLRTHFAYKKHSCQNCGKGFRGKKQLLAHVCAGLRKDGAAGRRGLKSRAFKCKECKQAFLSVDQLTAHTCDGPSSSSDAQRNVSPNKVERPFTCNICNRSYRHAGSLLNHKNTHKTGHFSCTFCSKPFTNPMALRNHTRIHTQKKKYACLTCGKAFRLASILHNHQRIHNRVASHFSCPACGKSFQGRSGLKRHRCRRGQENSPRAGIQQSERGDKCFMCDLCGRSYRHAGSLLNHKKTHSENLHHCTLCLQTFPDPLTLQIHSQMRRHCCPECGKTFCLVTHLQSHMEVHAKDRSVVCSPCQQSFPNTASYQQHQDMHHRAQDPYQQGVDEPVNSNICWDSGINQTLGMDGVHKQVPPPLSHIPGSISHSQKSNESAGTEEKSHVCEHCGRTYRHAGSLLNHKNSHKTGSFFCSICQKEFTNLMALKNHRRIHTEPKRYQCLECGKAFRVSTQLICHRRIHTKEKPFACLLCDKSFSSKSNLRHHQKMHQNTQAYDSSFSMDANAFMDLDMGSFL; encoded by the exons ATGGCAGTGCAAAACACTGGCAGGAAAAAAGTTTTCCCTTGCCAACAATGTGGCATTGTATGTCCTAATATGCCCAGTCTGCTTAAGCACATGGATGCTCATCTTGAACAAGAGGAAGAACGCAAATTTAAATGTGATGAATGTGGACGTGGTTATAGGCATGCAGGTAGCTTAGCTAACCACAAAAAGACTCACGAAGTAGGTACTTTTCAATGTAACATCTGTGGTAAAGAAAACTCTAATGCTTTGGCCCTGAAGAGTCATCTCCGGAGCCACACTTCACAGAAAAAGTACTCCTGTGCCGAATGTGGGAAAGGTTTTCGTCTGGCAACACAGCTGACTACACATGAGAAGGTTCATCTTGCCAGGCGAGTAAAGGAGCAGTCATTTAGAAAGGTAGACATGGCATATTCCACACATGAAATTGAAAATGATCACCCACATCATCTCAGTGAGCAGTCTGCCAGTGTTGGGACTTATACAGAAAATAGCCCAGCTGAGGAAAAGACGGAGGTTGTTTATAACACAGAATCTGAGACTTCTGAGGATACAGCAAATCGACCTTTCAGATGTGATTTGTGTGACAAATCGTACATACACCATAGAAGCCTGACCAATCATAAAAAGACTCACCAAGTGGGAATGTTTGAGTGCACAGTGTGTTTCAAACTGTTTAATAACATGGCGGCACTCTACAGCCACCAGAGATCTCACAAGGCAAGAAGTGTGACAGACCCCGATTCAATGGGTGGATCACACACCGGCGCACCACCGGACCAGTTTTCACCTCAGAGCCAGGATGATCCAGTAAATTTTTGCCATTTGTGTCAGGTACTATTCCCCAATGATGAAGAGTTCCAGGAACACATCCAAATGCATAACTCTTCATCTCTGTCGTTTGGCCTTCAAGATACCTTGTCAGAGAACCATAATATATCGTATAACAGCAGTATTGCTTCGCCTGAGTCAAATTTTTATGCATCTCCTATAAATAATGTTCCCTCAGTATCCTCAATAGATAATCATTTAGGCTTTGATCAGCCACAGGAGCAGATTAGAAGTAACAGTCAGGTGTACTCGGACTGCTCCAACAATCAAACGCCACCTTCCAATAGCACTCAGGGAGAACCCCCAATCATAGACACGAGCATTCTCAATCCTGCCCTGAAGTACACTCAAAACACTGACAGTGCAACTGAAATGGAAGAGACTTCAACTGTAGATTCTGACGAGCGTCCCTTCAAGTGTCATATATGCGGTAAAAGCTACCGACACTCTGGGAGCCTCATCAACCACAAAAGGTCACATCAGGTTGGGATTTACCAATGTTCCTTCTGCAGAAAGAGCTATCCTCACCTGGCCGCCCTCAAAAGTCATCTTCGTCTCCACAAAGCTCAGTCATCTTTTGGCCTCAACGATGAGGGAGACTGGCTGTCCTCAGAGCCTCTGACTCTGGATAACCAGCAGGGCAGCTTCTCCTctcaagaggaggaggaggaggaggaaaaggatCAGGAGAATGGAGTTGACCACAACAATGGAGCTTTGTATCATGAGCATTTTAATCAGGACTTTTCCCAGGATATGACTGTGCATCTACCTCACAACGAACACCTGATGCAGAGGCACATGTGTGCAGACTGtggtgaaacatttgcagaTATTGCAGGGATTAAGTCTCACAGTTGCCCACTGCTACAGCAGCAACATGACACTACTAGCAGTGACTATGGCAGTAAAATACATTTCCAGGACATTAATGATCACTGTGCCATTGGAAATCCAGGAAGTAATGTTGAGTTCCATGGTCTAAATGAAAGCCACGGCCAAAGTTACTTTGAACAGAACTTCCATGACAATATGAACAGTGATCAGCTGAATGATGGTGAAGGTGATAATgctgatgaggaggaggaggatgatgatgatgatggagatCTTTATCAGTGTTCTTTATGTGGAAACAGCTACACTAGCATGATGGCTCTCAGGAGCCATCTCCGAGGCCACACACAGTCCCACGATACTCCTGCAAGCTCAGGGCCTTCCTCCATGTCCTCCCATGAAGAAGTGAAAGATGACGAGCCCGGGGAAATGATGATCTGTAGCACATGTGGGGAAAGTTTTGCCAATAGGCAGGACCTGATAACTCATCAGCTTCTACACAACAAGGACCAGGTAGATAATGCTACTCATTTACATATGAACAACAGTGATGTGCCTGGATGCAAGGAGGAAGCACAGAGTATCATCTGTGGCAGCTGTGGCATCTTCTGCACCAGCTACCATAATCTTGAGAACCATGGTTGCACAGCTGAGAGGACAGATGAGTCCACACATGATAAAGaggaaatgaatgtaaatgATGTTGCCCAGCATGAAGACACGAGTCACGTCAAAGAAACTGTTGATGCCGAAGATCGTCAGTACAAATGTGATCAGTGTGGGCGTTCATACAGACACGCAGGCTCCCTGCTTAACCACAAAAAATCCCACAAAACAGGTGTATTCAGATGCCTCGTCTGCCAGAAGCGCTTCTACAACCTGTTGGCCCTTAAAAACCACCAGAGGTCCCACTTTGATATTAAGAG GCATACTTGCAATGAGTGTGGAAAAGCCTTCAAAATTCAGAAGCAGTTACTGAATCACCTGAAAAGGCACAAAGAGAACCAAGCTAAAATCCAGGACCTCAACAACCAGATCCAGGCCCTCATGCAGATGAATGGGCCCAGGTCAGATGGAGAAGTGCAGTCCTTAACTTCAAATGCCAATCAGGCTTTTACTTCGTCTCGGCCCTGCAAGCAGCTGCCAGGAAGGAAGAGAGGACAAACAAAACGTGAGACTACAGTCAAATTAGAGGATGCAGGTGACCAACGGCCTTTTGCCTGTGACCAGTGTGGGCGTACATACCGCCACGCAGGAAGTCTGGTCAACCATAGGAACTCCCATAAAACAGGTGAATATTACTGTTCAGTTTGTAACAACACTTATGCCAATCAACTAGCAATGAAGAACCACTTGCGCACCCACTTTGCATATAAAAAGCACTCTTGCCAAAACTGTGGAAAAGGCTTTAGGGGAAAGAAGCAGCTATTAGCCCACGTTTGTGCAGGCCTCAGAAAGGATGGGGCTGCAGGCAGGAGGGGTCTAAAATCTAGAGCGTTTAAGTGTAAGGAATGTAAGCAGgcctttctctctgttgaccAACTGACAGCCCACACCTGTGATGGACCATCAAGCAGCAGTGATGCACAAAGAAACGTGTCTCCAAATAAAGTGGAGCGGCCTTTCACGTGCAACATATGTAATCGCAGTTACCGTCATGCAGGCTCACTCCTGAACCACAAAAACACCCACAAGACAGGACACTTCAGTTGCACCTTCTGCTCTAAGCCCTTCACTAACCCCATGGCTTTACGCAATCATACACGCATCCATACACAGAAGAAAAAGTATGCGTGTCTCACATGTGGAAAGGCCTTCCGCCTCGCCAGTATCCTGCACAACCACCAGAGGATCCACAACCGGGTGGCGAGTCACTTCAGCTGTCCTGCATGTGGAAAGAGCTTCCAGGGCAGGTCTGGCCTAAAGAGGCACCGCTGCCGCAGAGGTCAGGAGAACTCCCCGAGAGCTGGAATCCAGCAGTCAGAGAGGGGAGACAAGTGCTTCAT GTGTGACCTGTGTGGGCGCTCCTACCGCCACGCTGGCTCTCTCCTCAACCATAAAAAGACACACTCCGAAAACCTCCACCACTGTACCTTGTGTCTCCAGACATTTCCTGACCCTCTCACTCTACAGATACACTCCCAGATGAGGCGTCACTGCTGCCCCGAGTGCGGCAAGACCTTCTGTCTGGTCACACACCTGCAGAGCCACATGGAGGTGCACGCTAAGGACCGGTCTGTGGTCTGCAGCCCCTGCCAGCAGAGCTTTCCCAACACAGCCAGCTACCAGCAGCACCAGGACATGCACCACAGGGCTCAGGACCCCTATCAACAAGGTGTGGATGAACCTGTAAATAGCAACATCTGCTGGGACTCAGGAATAAATCAGACCTTAGGGATGGACGGGGTGCACAAGCAGGTTCCACCACCTTTGTCCCATATTCCAGGAAGCATCAGTCATTCACAGAAGAGTAACGAGTCTGCTGGTACAGAGGAGAAGAGCCATGTGTGTGAGCACTGCGGGCGCACATACCGCCACGCCGGCTCCCTCCTCAACCACAAGAACAGCCACAAGACGGGCTCCTTCTTCTGCTCCATCTGCCAGAAGGAGTTTACCAACCTTATGGCTCTCAAGAACCACCGACGCATTCATACGGAGCCCAAGCGCTACCAATGTCTTGAGTGCGGGAAGGCGTTCCGCGTGTCCACTCAGCTCATATGCCACCGACGAATCCACACCAAAGAGAAGCCCTTTGCCTGCCTTCTGTGCGACAAGAGCTTTTCCAGCAAGTCCAACCTGCGGCATCATCAGAAGATGCACCAGAACACCCAGGCCTACGACTCCTCTTTTAGCATGGATGCTAACGCGTTTATGGACTTGGACATGGGGTCTTTCCTTTGA